In Streptococcus uberis, a single window of DNA contains:
- the lacG gene encoding 6-phospho-beta-galactosidase, with amino-acid sequence MTKTLPKDFIFGGATAAYQAEGATKTDGKGPVAWDKYLEDNYWYTAEPASDFYNRYPVDLKLAEEYDVNGIRISIAWSRVFPTGYGEVNRKGVEYYHNLFAECHKRGVEPFVTLHHFDTPEALHSNGDFLNRDNIDHFVAYAAFCFEEFPEVNYWTTFNEIGPIGDGQYLVGKFPPGIQYDLAKVFQSHHNMMVSHARAVKLYKDKGYKGEIGVVHALPTKYPYDPANPDDVRAAELEDIIHNKFILDATYLGRYSEKTMEGVQHILAANGGELDLREEDFSILEAAKDLNDFLGINYYMSDWMQAFDGETEIIHNGKGEKGSSKYQIKGVGRREAPVNVPKTDWDWIIYPQGLYDQIMRVKADYPNYKKIYITENGLGYKDEFVDGTVYDDGRIDYVKKHLEVISDAISDGANVKGYFIWSLMDVFSWSNGYEKRYGLFYVDFETQERYPKKSAHWYKKVAETQVID; translated from the coding sequence ATGACTAAAACATTACCAAAAGACTTTATTTTCGGTGGAGCAACAGCAGCTTACCAGGCAGAAGGAGCAACTAAAACAGATGGTAAAGGCCCGGTTGCATGGGATAAATATTTAGAAGACAATTATTGGTACACAGCAGAACCTGCAAGTGATTTTTATAATCGTTATCCTGTCGACTTAAAGCTGGCTGAAGAATACGATGTCAATGGAATCCGTATTTCGATTGCTTGGTCTCGTGTATTCCCTACTGGATATGGTGAGGTCAATCGCAAAGGAGTTGAGTACTATCATAATTTATTTGCAGAATGTCATAAGCGTGGTGTAGAACCATTCGTTACCTTGCATCATTTTGATACACCAGAAGCCTTGCATTCAAACGGTGATTTTTTAAATCGTGACAATATTGACCATTTTGTTGCCTATGCTGCCTTCTGTTTCGAAGAGTTTCCGGAAGTGAACTACTGGACTACCTTCAATGAAATTGGACCTATCGGTGACGGGCAATACTTAGTTGGTAAGTTCCCTCCAGGTATCCAATATGATTTGGCAAAGGTCTTCCAATCTCATCATAATATGATGGTTTCCCATGCACGTGCAGTTAAGCTTTATAAAGATAAAGGTTACAAAGGAGAAATCGGTGTCGTTCATGCTCTACCAACTAAATACCCTTATGATCCAGCTAATCCAGATGACGTGCGTGCTGCAGAATTAGAAGATATTATTCACAACAAATTTATCTTGGATGCGACTTACCTTGGCCGTTATTCTGAGAAGACAATGGAAGGCGTTCAGCACATTTTAGCAGCAAACGGAGGTGAACTAGATCTTCGTGAAGAAGACTTTTCTATTCTCGAAGCGGCTAAAGATTTGAATGATTTCCTTGGAATTAACTACTACATGAGTGATTGGATGCAAGCTTTTGATGGTGAGACTGAAATCATTCATAACGGTAAAGGTGAAAAAGGAAGTTCCAAATACCAAATTAAAGGTGTTGGTAGAAGAGAAGCACCAGTAAATGTTCCGAAAACAGATTGGGATTGGATTATTTATCCTCAAGGTCTATATGATCAAATTATGCGGGTAAAAGCAGACTATCCTAATTATAAAAAGATTTACATTACTGAAAATGGTCTTGGTTATAAGGATGAATTTGTAGACGGAACAGTTTATGATGATGGTCGTATTGACTACGTGAAAAAACATTTGGAAGTGATTTCTGATGCGATTTCAGATGGTGCTAACGTTAAAGGATACTTTATCTGGTCTCTGATGGATGTTTTCTCATGGTCAAATGGATATGAGAAACGTTACGGTCTCTTCTATGTTGATTTTGAGACACAAGAACGTTATCCTAAAAAATCAGCGCATTGGTACAAGAAAGTTGCTGAAACTCAAGTCATTGATTAA
- a CDS encoding MurR/RpiR family transcriptional regulator produces MLIKEELETYPFSPAEAVTVAFILREVEVLENLSVQAIAKKTYTQPSTLVRIAKKLGFKGWVDFKKAYLAEHDYLTRSFTKVDSNIPFSALDNPMSIAKKIGILEKATIDDLISLLHYDQLSKAKKLLSQAEMIYIFAQSANIILAEDFALKMRRIGKTVHIATTLGEERYVAHNMMPNAIAIFISTSGETQPILDIVLIAKKAKIKTIGITSIGNNQLSQEVDLFLPMTTREKLFSKIGNFTTNISVHVLLDILYSLTFSSQYDFHLEHLKESGQKIDFRNSATTIMEE; encoded by the coding sequence ATGTTAATTAAAGAAGAGTTGGAGACTTATCCTTTTTCACCAGCAGAAGCTGTAACGGTAGCATTTATCCTGAGAGAAGTGGAAGTGCTTGAAAATTTAAGTGTTCAAGCTATTGCCAAAAAGACTTATACCCAACCATCAACATTGGTTAGGATTGCTAAAAAGCTCGGCTTTAAAGGTTGGGTTGATTTTAAAAAAGCCTATTTAGCGGAACATGATTATTTGACTAGAAGTTTTACCAAAGTTGATAGTAATATTCCCTTTTCCGCACTAGACAATCCCATGTCGATTGCTAAAAAAATTGGTATTTTAGAAAAGGCTACAATAGATGATTTAATCAGCTTATTACACTACGATCAATTATCTAAAGCTAAGAAATTGCTGAGTCAAGCTGAGATGATTTATATTTTTGCTCAAAGTGCCAATATCATTTTAGCAGAGGATTTCGCCCTTAAAATGAGGCGAATTGGTAAAACCGTTCATATCGCAACAACACTTGGCGAAGAGCGTTATGTTGCCCATAATATGATGCCAAATGCCATAGCCATTTTTATTTCAACATCTGGTGAAACACAACCAATCCTTGATATTGTTTTAATTGCAAAAAAAGCCAAGATCAAAACTATTGGCATAACAAGTATTGGAAATAACCAATTATCGCAAGAGGTCGATCTTTTTTTACCAATGACGACACGTGAAAAATTATTTTCAAAAATCGGGAACTTCACCACTAATATTTCTGTGCATGTCTTACTTGACATTCTCTATTCGCTAACCTTTTCAAGCCAGTACGATTTTCATCTAGAACATCTTAAAGAAAGTGGACAAAAAATAGATTTTAGAAATTCTGCAACTACTATAATGGAGGAATAA
- a CDS encoding helix-turn-helix domain-containing protein: MYQRIRDLREDNDFTQKFVAEKLSFSSTNYAKIERGEIVLTAEILIKLSALYNVSTDYILGLSDCPQRIKQKIK, encoded by the coding sequence ATGTACCAACGTATAAGGGACTTGAGAGAAGACAATGACTTCACTCAGAAATTTGTAGCTGAAAAACTATCGTTCTCTTCCACAAATTATGCAAAGATTGAGAGAGGTGAGATAGTTCTTACAGCTGAAATACTTATAAAACTCTCTGCACTCTATAACGTTAGTACGGATTATATTCTTGGACTATCAGACTGTCCTCAAAGAATTAAACAAAAAATAAAATAG
- a CDS encoding 6-phospho-beta-glucosidase: MLKIATIGGGSSYTPELMEGFIKRYEEFPVTDIWLVDVEEGKEKQEIVGAMAQRMWDASPYDVTVHLTLDREEALKDADFVTTQFRVGQLNARIKDERIPLSYGMLGQETNGPGGIFKAFRTIPVILDIVEDMKRLCPDAWLINFANPSGMVTEAVLRYGKWEKVMGLCNLPVMAKKVEAKVLEMSEEDLIYKFAGLNHFHWHRVADNKGQDLTMSLIDKLYEDDNHLPKNIFDVPFFKEQLEQMKMIPCGYHNYYYRFEEMLAHGIKEYETIGTRAEQVFALEESLFDLYRDPELNYKPKELEERGGAHYSDAACETIASIYSNKNTEMVVSTRNNGALTDLPADCAVEVTAAIGAAGARNVAFGHLPTAEKGWLQVMKATELLTIDAAVTGDYGTALQAFTINPLIPSGESAKNVLNELLLAHKKHLPQFSKKIAQLEKEGIQIKDPKVRKMCQEESTKQA, encoded by the coding sequence ATGCTTAAAATTGCAACTATTGGTGGAGGCAGCAGCTATACCCCAGAACTTATGGAAGGATTTATCAAACGTTATGAAGAATTTCCTGTAACAGATATCTGGTTAGTTGATGTCGAGGAAGGAAAAGAAAAGCAGGAAATTGTTGGTGCCATGGCTCAGCGCATGTGGGATGCTAGTCCCTATGATGTTACCGTTCATTTGACGCTTGATCGTGAGGAAGCCCTTAAAGACGCTGATTTTGTAACCACTCAATTTCGTGTGGGGCAATTAAATGCGAGAATTAAAGATGAAAGAATTCCTCTATCTTATGGCATGTTGGGGCAAGAAACAAATGGCCCTGGGGGTATATTCAAAGCCTTTCGTACCATTCCAGTAATTCTTGATATTGTTGAAGATATGAAGCGCCTCTGTCCTGATGCTTGGTTGATTAACTTTGCCAACCCTTCAGGTATGGTCACCGAAGCCGTACTGCGTTATGGTAAGTGGGAAAAAGTTATGGGACTATGTAATCTACCCGTAATGGCCAAAAAAGTGGAGGCCAAAGTTCTGGAAATGTCTGAGGAGGACCTCATCTACAAATTTGCAGGTTTAAACCATTTTCACTGGCACAGAGTCGCTGATAACAAAGGACAGGACTTGACCATGTCCTTAATTGATAAATTGTATGAAGATGACAATCACCTACCAAAAAACATTTTTGATGTTCCATTCTTCAAAGAACAATTAGAACAGATGAAGATGATTCCTTGTGGTTATCACAATTACTATTACCGTTTTGAGGAAATGTTGGCACATGGCATCAAGGAGTATGAGACTATCGGAACACGTGCAGAGCAAGTTTTTGCCTTAGAGGAAAGCCTTTTTGACCTCTATCGTGATCCAGAACTCAATTACAAACCCAAAGAATTAGAAGAACGTGGCGGTGCCCATTATTCTGATGCTGCTTGCGAAACCATTGCATCAATCTATAGTAACAAAAATACGGAAATGGTCGTTTCAACGCGCAATAATGGTGCCCTAACCGACTTGCCAGCAGATTGTGCTGTAGAAGTCACAGCAGCAATCGGTGCAGCTGGTGCTCGAAATGTAGCCTTTGGTCATTTACCAACCGCTGAAAAGGGCTGGTTACAAGTCATGAAAGCCACGGAACTCTTAACTATTGATGCTGCTGTCACAGGGGATTATGGAACTGCTTTACAAGCATTCACCATCAATCCCTTAATCCCATCAGGGGAAAGCGCCAAAAATGTGTTGAACGAACTCCTTCTTGCACACAAAAAACACCTTCCACAATTCTCCAAAAAAATAGCCCAATTGGAAAAAGAAGGTATTCAAATCAAAGATCCAAAAGTCAGAAAAATGTGTCAGGAAGAAAGCACTAAACAAGCATAG
- a CDS encoding DUF3884 family protein gives MFKTLKRVTDGVLTSAYEKVYIVNFEKCPYILYIDQNVLKSLGKWYVSTGGEWICHSDLEWDDFKTLFNNLLEGSLKGNVRYEMDYMPFQQS, from the coding sequence ATGTTTAAAACATTAAAAAGAGTGACAGACGGTGTTTTAACTTCTGCCTATGAAAAAGTTTATATTGTTAATTTTGAAAAATGTCCATATATTCTATACATCGATCAGAATGTTTTAAAATCTCTAGGGAAATGGTATGTCTCTACTGGAGGAGAATGGATTTGTCATTCAGATTTAGAATGGGATGACTTCAAAACATTGTTTAACAATCTCTTAGAAGGTTCGTTAAAAGGGAATGTTAGATATGAAATGGACTATATGCCTTTTCAGCAATCATAG
- a CDS encoding lactose-specific PTS transporter subunit EIIC, which yields MNKLIAQIEKGKPFFEKISRNIYLRAIRDGFIASMPVILFSSIFLLIAFVPNIFGFNWSEEVVGMLMKPYNYTMGVVALLVAGTTAKSLTDSVNRDLESTNQINFLSTMLASITGFLILASDAIEGGFASGFLGTKGLLSAFVSAFVIVNIYKVCVKNNVSIRMPDEVPPNISQVFKDLIPFTLSIVTLYALDIIVRNTVGTSVAEAIGTLLAPLFTAADGYLGITIIFGAYALFWFVGIHGPSIVEPAIAAITYANIETNFQLLQAGQHADKILTSGTQMFIVTMGGTGATLVVPFMFMWLTKSKRNQAIGRASVVPTFFGVNEPILFGAPLVLNPIFFIPFVFAPIANVWIFKFFVDVLGMNSFSVNLPWTTPGPLGIIMGTGFGLWSFVLALTLIVVDVLIYYPFLKVYDQQILEEERSGKSSDSLKEKVAANFNTAKADAILENAGVTKEIKEQTNVLVLCAGGGTSGLLANALNKAAKEYGAPVTAAAGSYGAHREILPQYQLVILAPQVASNYEDMKLETDKLGIKLAKTEGAQYIGLTRDGQGALDFVTQQIEG from the coding sequence ATGAATAAACTAATTGCTCAAATTGAAAAAGGGAAACCATTTTTCGAGAAAATCTCACGTAATATCTACTTACGTGCTATCCGTGATGGCTTTATTGCCAGCATGCCAGTTATCTTATTCTCAAGTATTTTCCTTCTGATTGCTTTTGTTCCAAACATCTTTGGATTTAATTGGAGTGAAGAAGTAGTTGGGATGTTGATGAAACCTTACAACTACACAATGGGTGTGGTCGCACTTTTGGTTGCTGGAACAACTGCAAAATCATTAACTGATTCTGTAAACCGTGATCTTGAAAGTACAAACCAAATCAACTTCTTGTCGACTATGCTTGCCTCAATCACTGGTTTCTTGATTTTGGCATCAGATGCAATTGAAGGAGGCTTTGCAAGTGGCTTCTTAGGGACTAAAGGTCTTCTTTCAGCCTTCGTCTCAGCTTTTGTCATTGTCAATATCTACAAAGTCTGTGTAAAAAATAACGTTTCTATTCGCATGCCAGACGAAGTTCCACCGAACATTTCGCAGGTTTTCAAAGACTTAATCCCATTCACATTATCAATTGTAACTCTCTATGCTCTTGATATCATTGTTCGTAATACTGTTGGTACAAGTGTTGCTGAAGCAATCGGAACATTACTTGCACCGCTCTTTACAGCAGCTGATGGTTATCTTGGAATCACGATTATCTTTGGTGCCTATGCTCTTTTCTGGTTCGTTGGTATTCATGGGCCATCAATCGTTGAACCTGCTATTGCTGCTATTACTTATGCCAATATTGAAACAAACTTCCAATTACTTCAAGCTGGACAACACGCTGATAAAATCTTGACTTCAGGAACTCAAATGTTTATCGTAACGATGGGTGGTACAGGTGCAACTCTTGTGGTGCCATTCATGTTCATGTGGTTGACAAAATCAAAACGTAACCAAGCAATCGGTCGTGCATCAGTTGTTCCAACCTTCTTCGGTGTTAATGAGCCAATCTTATTTGGTGCACCTCTTGTTTTGAACCCAATCTTCTTTATTCCATTTGTTTTTGCTCCAATTGCAAACGTATGGATCTTCAAATTCTTCGTTGATGTTCTTGGTATGAACAGCTTTAGTGTGAACTTGCCATGGACAACACCTGGTCCTCTAGGTATTATCATGGGTACTGGTTTTGGTCTTTGGTCATTTGTTCTTGCTTTGACTTTGATTGTTGTAGACGTACTTATTTACTACCCATTCTTGAAAGTCTATGACCAACAAATTTTAGAAGAAGAACGTTCAGGTAAATCATCTGATAGTTTGAAAGAAAAAGTTGCTGCTAACTTCAACACAGCAAAAGCAGACGCTATTCTTGAAAATGCTGGCGTTACTAAAGAAATTAAAGAACAAACAAACGTTCTCGTCCTTTGTGCAGGTGGCGGTACAAGTGGTCTTCTAGCGAATGCCTTGAACAAGGCTGCTAAAGAATACGGAGCTCCTGTAACAGCTGCGGCTGGTAGTTATGGTGCTCACCGTGAAATTTTACCTCAATATCAATTAGTTATCTTGGCGCCTCAAGTGGCATCTAACTATGAAGATATGAAATTAGAAACTGACAAACTCGGTATTAAGTTGGCTAAAACTGAGGGTGCACAATATATCGGATTGACCCGTGATGGTCAAGGTGCTTTGGACTTTGTAACACAACAAATCGAAGGCTAA
- a CDS encoding tyrosine-type recombinase/integrase: protein MTTKNQKKYKGVYCDKNGKIFYQADLGVDPVTGKRVQKKARKNQYGKPFSTMKEAYDELVRIRYEFNNNLSIENYNITFESYMNSIYLRAYKQKVQAVTYKTALPHHKLFIQYFGSKPLKGITARDCESFRLHIIEHYSENYAKNLWSRFKACMGYAERLGYISTMPCKALDNPRGKHPDTPFWTYIEFQNFIKSFDLQDYEELQWFTTIWLYYMTGVRVSEGLSLWWEDVDFEHKFLKVHTTLEKDENGNWYRKDQTKTPAGERLVELDDVTISVLENWRKNQVSNQDTDYIISRFGEPFCKSTICRIIKRKAQEVGVPVITGKGLRHSHASYLINVLQKDILYVARRMGHADKSTTLNTYSHWFNALDKTVSEEITQNVISAGLDSILCQNSCQTLSKG, encoded by the coding sequence ATGACTACAAAAAATCAAAAAAAATACAAAGGTGTTTATTGTGATAAGAATGGTAAAATATTTTATCAAGCTGATCTTGGTGTTGACCCTGTAACAGGTAAACGAGTTCAAAAGAAAGCTAGAAAGAATCAGTATGGTAAGCCATTTAGTACAATGAAAGAAGCGTATGATGAACTGGTCCGAATTAGGTATGAGTTTAATAATAATCTTAGTATTGAAAATTACAATATAACATTTGAAAGTTACATGAATAGCATTTATCTAAGAGCCTATAAGCAAAAGGTTCAAGCTGTAACTTATAAAACTGCTTTGCCACATCACAAGTTATTTATTCAGTATTTTGGCTCCAAACCTTTAAAAGGGATAACAGCTAGAGATTGTGAATCTTTTAGATTACATATCATTGAACATTACTCTGAAAACTACGCGAAGAATTTATGGTCACGATTTAAGGCATGCATGGGTTATGCTGAGAGATTAGGATATATTTCAACTATGCCATGTAAGGCGTTAGATAATCCTAGAGGCAAGCACCCTGATACACCATTTTGGACTTATATTGAGTTTCAGAACTTTATTAAATCATTTGATTTGCAAGATTATGAAGAATTACAGTGGTTTACAACTATTTGGTTATATTATATGACAGGTGTTCGTGTGAGTGAAGGTTTATCGTTATGGTGGGAAGATGTCGATTTCGAACACAAATTCTTGAAGGTTCATACAACCTTGGAAAAGGATGAAAATGGAAATTGGTATCGCAAAGACCAAACCAAAACACCAGCAGGAGAGCGCCTAGTTGAATTAGATGATGTGACAATATCAGTATTGGAAAACTGGCGAAAAAATCAAGTTTCCAATCAAGATACAGATTACATCATTTCACGATTTGGTGAACCGTTTTGTAAATCAACAATCTGTCGAATTATCAAGAGAAAAGCTCAAGAAGTTGGAGTACCGGTGATAACAGGAAAAGGTTTGAGACATAGCCATGCTTCCTATCTTATAAATGTTTTGCAGAAGGACATTTTATATGTAGCAAGACGAATGGGACATGCTGATAAATCTACAACTTTGAATACATATAGTCACTGGTTTAATGCATTAGATAAAACAGTATCAGAAGAAATCACTCAAAATGTAATTAGTGCAGGACTAGATTCCATTTTATGCCAAAATTCCTGCCAAACTCTGAGTAAAGGCTAA
- a CDS encoding DUF3173 family protein, with protein MKTVTYKNLMNIGFPEHTARNIIKEAKRIAVKKFEEARNVDHNAVQLSKSPFDNRRLGIAPKDIVEELIGISLSEESLESEN; from the coding sequence ATGAAAACAGTAACATATAAAAACTTGATGAATATTGGTTTTCCGGAACATACGGCAAGAAATATCATTAAAGAAGCAAAAAGAATAGCAGTAAAAAAGTTTGAAGAAGCTCGCAATGTTGACCATAATGCGGTACAATTAAGTAAATCGCCCTTTGACAATAGAAGACTTGGTATTGCTCCTAAAGATATTGTAGAAGAGTTAATCGGAATTTCACTCTCTGAAGAAAGTTTAGAAAGTGAGAATTAA
- a CDS encoding PTS lactose/cellobiose transporter subunit IIA, producing the protein MNREEITLLGFEIVSYAGEARSKLLDALKAAQNGDFEKAEELVESANSSIVEAHHAQTSLLQKEAAGEDLAFSVTLMHGQDHLMTTLLLKDMMKHMIELYKRGTN; encoded by the coding sequence ATGAATAGAGAAGAAATTACCCTCTTGGGATTTGAAATTGTATCTTATGCTGGTGAAGCACGTTCCAAATTATTAGATGCTTTAAAAGCGGCACAAAATGGCGACTTTGAAAAAGCTGAAGAGTTGGTGGAATCTGCTAATTCAAGCATTGTTGAAGCACACCATGCTCAAACAAGTCTACTTCAAAAAGAAGCAGCAGGTGAAGATCTAGCCTTTAGTGTGACTTTGATGCACGGGCAAGACCACTTGATGACAACTCTTCTATTGAAAGATATGATGAAACATATGATCGAACTTTATAAGAGAGGTACAAACTAA
- a CDS encoding aldose 1-epimerase family protein, which yields MKLKNDELTVEFKPEGATISSIKDRDGVEYLWQGNPEYWGGQAPVLFPICGSLRNDGATFQVGEKTISGSMPRHGIVRKRTFDLVKHTENEIQFRILSDDEMLKQYPFPFELQLTYRLDGKRLETEYAIRYLGELDAMPFFIGGHPGFNCPLLEDEAFDDYYLEFELEEDCTIPESFPETGLLDFSKRQPMLSKTRILDLNYELFKHDALTFDNLKSRKVALKTKNHQKGLKVSFEDFPFLVVWTTTNKGPFIALEPWSGLSTSLTETDNFIDKTHVTYVEKGEVSRKAFTIEIC from the coding sequence ATGAAATTAAAAAATGATGAATTAACGGTTGAATTTAAACCAGAGGGGGCGACCATCAGTTCGATTAAAGATCGAGATGGTGTGGAATATCTTTGGCAAGGTAATCCAGAGTACTGGGGTGGTCAGGCACCAGTTCTCTTTCCTATCTGTGGTAGTCTAAGAAATGATGGGGCCACTTTTCAGGTTGGTGAAAAAACAATTTCTGGATCCATGCCTCGCCATGGGATTGTCAGAAAACGCACTTTTGATTTAGTAAAACATACCGAAAATGAGATACAGTTTCGTATTTTATCTGACGACGAGATGTTAAAGCAATACCCATTTCCATTTGAACTCCAACTAACCTACCGCTTGGATGGTAAGAGGTTGGAAACAGAATATGCAATTCGATATTTAGGTGAGTTAGATGCGATGCCATTCTTTATTGGAGGCCATCCAGGATTTAATTGTCCATTATTAGAGGATGAAGCATTTGATGACTATTACCTAGAATTCGAATTGGAAGAAGATTGCACGATTCCAGAAAGTTTCCCAGAGACGGGACTTCTTGATTTTTCAAAACGTCAACCAATGCTATCTAAAACAAGAATTTTAGACTTGAATTATGAACTGTTTAAACATGATGCGTTGACGTTTGATAACCTTAAATCTCGAAAGGTTGCTTTGAAAACCAAAAATCATCAAAAAGGATTAAAGGTATCATTTGAAGATTTTCCTTTCTTAGTTGTTTGGACAACAACCAATAAAGGACCATTTATTGCTCTGGAACCGTGGAGTGGCTTATCTACCTCTTTGACAGAAACGGACAACTTTATCGATAAAACTCATGTCACTTATGTTGAAAAAGGCGAAGTATCTCGCAAAGCATTTACAATTGAAATTTGTTAA